In bacterium, a genomic segment contains:
- a CDS encoding C25 family cysteine peptidase has product MRKLVLLLVPVFLFARGISDEISLDPSKLQIKEFKGYVKINYPGAVFYGPAGSPMLPKLSYHLLLPSGAKAHSVKILKVETVKIPIKGTVYPMQKPVPISYKREPDFVEPDPRYYSLPAYPENYITLAGTGNISGYSVAGIILNPVIYKPFAKEIEFVRRIEYEVEYEEGVPYRATSQQQKVFGKIVEKLVRNPGFLPFYAPQNQDVKGGDTVEMVIITSSNFAPYFDSLRIWKEERGIRAQIVTLDEIYASYSGRDEPEKIRNFIKDYYANKGLVYVILGGQADYENGQEIVPRRDAFYIESYAGYYNDEDTIPCDLYYSDLDGDWNADNDNVWGEIGDNVDMYPDVIVGRFPVRTVDQINNLIQKIKVYESNPTAGYLTNIVLPAEYLFADYYYYGDSINNRISELTPTPPWNDIKLYESMGNLSTGNFLNAVNNGVGFAHYAAHGNEYGTGFISLSNLANMTNGDKVGIHNAISCFTGAIDEVPGGDCYAESLVNLRNAGAIAAIMNTRYGWGYPPQLGPSELIDSTFYYHIFTPDVWTLGEAHILSLARWVPMAVEEGSDGVFRWCIYDLWIFGDPSLQVWTDEPVAINASYAPVVQPGQPVFNVDTDSPGSIVAISKEGVLVGKAIADSSGSASVPIGGDLLPGDTVKIVVRAKNRLPHVGSIIVSSEGAYVSYLDSYIEEISGNGNNRVNPGETIRLYVMLKNYGQDPATNVSAVLSTTDDNVTITDNTASYGEIAPGDSTYGTDYFEFQVSYSAVDQEL; this is encoded by the coding sequence GTGCGCAAGCTCGTATTGCTGCTTGTCCCCGTTTTTTTATTCGCGAGGGGAATAAGTGATGAGATTTCACTTGATCCCTCAAAGCTCCAGATAAAGGAGTTTAAGGGGTATGTGAAGATCAATTATCCTGGAGCAGTTTTCTACGGACCTGCTGGCTCTCCAATGCTTCCAAAACTGTCTTATCATCTCCTTTTGCCATCAGGTGCAAAGGCACACTCCGTTAAAATTTTGAAGGTGGAGACAGTAAAGATACCCATTAAGGGAACTGTATATCCCATGCAAAAGCCTGTACCAATTTCTTATAAAAGGGAGCCAGATTTTGTAGAGCCCGATCCTCGTTATTACTCTCTTCCTGCGTATCCTGAAAACTATATTACCCTTGCTGGGACCGGCAATATTTCCGGTTATTCTGTTGCTGGGATTATTCTGAACCCCGTTATCTATAAACCTTTTGCCAAAGAAATAGAGTTTGTCCGAAGAATTGAGTATGAGGTGGAATATGAAGAAGGAGTTCCGTACCGGGCGACATCACAGCAACAAAAGGTATTTGGGAAGATTGTGGAAAAACTGGTCCGGAATCCCGGATTTCTACCTTTTTATGCACCTCAGAACCAGGATGTGAAGGGGGGCGATACTGTAGAAATGGTCATCATCACTTCGAGTAATTTTGCTCCCTATTTCGATTCTTTAAGAATCTGGAAGGAGGAAAGGGGAATAAGAGCACAAATAGTAACCCTTGATGAAATTTATGCAAGTTACAGCGGAAGGGATGAACCGGAGAAAATCAGGAACTTTATAAAAGATTACTACGCTAACAAAGGTTTGGTTTATGTGATTCTTGGAGGTCAGGCGGATTATGAAAATGGACAGGAGATAGTTCCAAGGCGTGATGCGTTCTATATAGAATCGTATGCGGGGTATTACAATGATGAAGACACTATTCCATGCGACCTTTACTATTCTGACCTTGATGGTGATTGGAATGCTGACAATGACAATGTCTGGGGGGAAATAGGGGATAATGTGGATATGTATCCTGATGTGATTGTAGGCAGATTCCCTGTGAGAACCGTGGACCAGATCAATAACTTAATCCAGAAAATAAAAGTTTATGAATCAAATCCAACGGCAGGTTATTTGACAAATATTGTCTTGCCTGCCGAGTATTTATTTGCTGACTATTACTATTATGGGGATAGTATAAATAACAGAATTTCGGAACTGACCCCTACTCCACCGTGGAATGATATAAAACTTTATGAATCTATGGGTAACCTCAGTACCGGGAATTTTTTAAATGCAGTGAATAATGGTGTCGGTTTTGCCCATTATGCGGCCCATGGGAACGAATATGGAACAGGTTTTATAAGCCTCAGCAACCTTGCAAACATGACAAATGGAGATAAGGTCGGAATTCATAATGCGATATCTTGCTTCACTGGCGCGATTGACGAGGTTCCAGGTGGTGATTGTTATGCAGAATCGCTTGTAAATTTGAGAAACGCGGGGGCTATTGCAGCTATAATGAATACAAGGTATGGATGGGGATATCCTCCACAGCTTGGTCCGAGCGAGCTGATAGATTCTACTTTCTACTACCATATCTTTACGCCCGATGTCTGGACGCTTGGGGAAGCCCATATTTTGAGCCTCGCAAGGTGGGTTCCAATGGCGGTAGAGGAAGGTTCAGATGGTGTTTTTCGCTGGTGTATATATGACCTCTGGATTTTCGGGGACCCCTCTCTCCAGGTCTGGACCGATGAGCCAGTTGCAATTAATGCCTCTTATGCACCCGTGGTTCAGCCTGGTCAACCTGTTTTTAATGTGGATACGGATTCACCTGGCTCAATTGTCGCAATTTCTAAGGAAGGGGTACTCGTAGGCAAGGCTATTGCAGATTCGAGTGGCAGTGCTTCTGTCCCTATAGGGGGAGATTTGCTTCCCGGGGATACAGTGAAGATTGTAGTACGTGCCAAAAACAGGTTGCCACATGTTGGAAGCATTATTGTTTCCTCAGAGGGGGCTTATGTCTCTTATTTAGATTCTTATATTGAAGAAATTTCAGGTAATGGTAACAACAGGGTAAATCCTGGCGAAACCATAAGGCTCTACGTAATGCTTAAGAACTATGGGCAGGACCCTGCAACTAATGTGAGTGCAGTTTTAAGCACAACAGATGATAACGTTACAATTACCGATAATACTGCCAGCTATGGCGAAATTGCACCTGGGGATTCCACATACGGGACTGACTATTTTGAATTTCAGGTTTCCTATTCCGCTGTGGATCAGGAGTTAAT
- a CDS encoding gamma carbonic anhydrase family protein, which translates to MAILLPYKGINPKIGKEVYLAPNSVIVGDVTIGDYSSIWFGAVLRGDVEDIVVGKYTNIQDNVVVHGTKGKYNVVIGDHVTIGHNATIHATKIASHVIVGVGAILLDGSEIGEYCIVGAGAVVPPGMKVEPESLVLGVPAKVVRKITSEEKEMIDKNWMNYVEYAREYLKGK; encoded by the coding sequence ATGGCCATACTGTTGCCATATAAGGGAATAAATCCAAAAATAGGGAAGGAAGTGTATCTTGCACCCAATTCTGTTATAGTTGGAGATGTTACCATCGGAGATTATTCTTCCATCTGGTTTGGCGCGGTTTTGAGAGGCGATGTGGAGGATATAGTTGTTGGAAAGTACACAAACATTCAAGATAATGTCGTGGTTCATGGGACTAAGGGTAAATATAACGTCGTTATAGGTGATCATGTAACGATTGGACATAATGCAACTATTCACGCCACAAAAATTGCTTCCCACGTTATTGTTGGAGTGGGTGCAATACTCCTTGATGGTTCTGAGATTGGAGAATACTGTATTGTTGGGGCGGGCGCCGTAGTTCCACCGGGAATGAAAGTTGAACCTGAAAGCCTTGTACTTGGGGTCCCCGCTAAGGTGGTCAGAAAAATCACCAGTGAAGAAAAGGAGATGATTGATAAAAATTGGATGAATTATGTTGAATACGCAAGGGAATACCTCAAGGGTAAATGA
- a CDS encoding NAD-dependent deacylase: MNLFEKAAKLIEKSSKIYVLTGAGISTESGIPDFRGPGGLYSTYSPEIFEISFFRRNPLEFYKLHTKLLELITKAEPSPGHKFFANLEEKGKILLIATQNIDGLHQKAGSKKVVELHGSATRYYCENCGKKSSVWKVIESVKNEKIPLCECGGVIRPDIVFFSEPLKEEDLKRAFDKVKESDLFIACGTSLVVYPAAFLPELALRLGIPLIIINKGETQYDHFSTLKIDSNIGEAVAEILKHLTL; encoded by the coding sequence ATGAATCTTTTTGAGAAAGCAGCCAAACTCATTGAAAAAAGCAGTAAAATATACGTTCTAACAGGCGCTGGCATAAGCACCGAAAGCGGAATACCAGACTTCAGAGGTCCTGGAGGACTTTATTCCACTTACTCTCCAGAAATTTTTGAAATCTCCTTTTTCCGCAGGAATCCATTAGAGTTTTACAAACTTCATACAAAACTCCTGGAACTAATAACAAAAGCAGAGCCCAGTCCAGGCCACAAATTTTTTGCGAACCTGGAAGAAAAAGGTAAAATTCTTCTCATAGCAACACAGAACATCGATGGGCTCCATCAGAAAGCAGGCTCAAAAAAGGTTGTCGAACTTCACGGCAGTGCAACGAGATACTATTGCGAAAATTGCGGCAAAAAATCTTCAGTTTGGAAGGTTATAGAGTCTGTGAAAAACGAAAAAATTCCTCTCTGTGAATGCGGTGGTGTTATAAGACCTGATATAGTATTCTTTAGCGAACCCTTGAAGGAGGAGGATCTTAAAAGAGCTTTTGATAAAGTCAAAGAATCCGACCTTTTTATAGCCTGTGGTACCAGCCTCGTCGTTTACCCAGCCGCTTTTTTACCTGAATTAGCTCTTCGCCTCGGAATACCACTCATCATAATAAACAAAGGCGAAACTCAATACGACCACTTCAGCACTTTGAAAATAGATTCAAATATTGGCGAAGCAGTTGCCGAAATATTAAAACATTTAACTTTATAA
- the rfbB gene encoding dTDP-glucose 4,6-dehydratase: protein MKEKLLVTGGAGFIGSEFVRQAVYRGYDVVVVDKLTYAGDLERLKEIQGKYRFYKVDTANLEEIRKIFESEKPDIVIHFAAESHVDRSLLEPFSFIDSNIKGTLNLLEASRTHGIKLFVNISTDEVYGDLGETGYFTEESPLRPNSPYSVSKAAQDMLGRAYFRSFSLPVITIRPSNNYGPWQYPEKLIPVVIYRALSRQFIPIYGKGENIREWLFVSDCIDGIFKAIEKGKPGEIYNIGSGEERKNIEVVKMICHILDELVPIEKPYESLITFVKDRPGHDFRYGLDSSKALRELGFKPQTLFEKGIRITIEWYLNHRDWLEDKVRHLREFWAKNYGNI, encoded by the coding sequence ATGAAAGAAAAGTTGCTTGTAACCGGCGGAGCAGGATTTATAGGGAGTGAGTTTGTCAGACAGGCAGTTTACAGAGGATATGATGTCGTCGTGGTTGACAAACTTACCTATGCTGGCGACCTGGAAAGGCTCAAGGAAATTCAAGGTAAGTATCGTTTTTACAAAGTGGATACAGCAAATCTCGAGGAAATAAGAAAAATCTTTGAGTCCGAAAAACCGGATATTGTCATCCACTTTGCTGCCGAAAGCCACGTTGATAGGAGCTTGCTTGAGCCTTTCTCCTTCATTGACAGCAACATAAAGGGTACGCTTAATTTACTCGAGGCGTCAAGAACTCACGGCATAAAACTGTTTGTCAATATCTCTACCGATGAAGTTTATGGAGACCTCGGTGAAACTGGGTACTTCACCGAAGAAAGCCCACTAAGGCCAAATTCACCCTACTCAGTAAGCAAGGCTGCTCAAGACATGTTGGGTAGAGCCTATTTTAGGAGTTTCTCTCTTCCAGTTATTACTATCAGACCTTCAAACAACTACGGACCTTGGCAATACCCTGAAAAACTTATACCAGTGGTTATTTACCGCGCGCTAAGTAGACAATTTATTCCCATTTATGGAAAAGGAGAAAACATAAGAGAATGGCTTTTCGTTTCCGATTGCATAGATGGGATATTCAAGGCCATTGAAAAAGGGAAACCAGGTGAAATTTACAATATTGGAAGCGGAGAGGAGCGAAAAAACATTGAAGTCGTAAAAATGATATGCCACATTCTCGACGAACTTGTTCCAATAGAAAAGCCCTATGAATCCCTTATAACCTTTGTTAAAGACCGACCGGGGCATGATTTTCGTTACGGCCTTGACTCTTCTAAAGCCTTGAGGGAGCTTGGATTTAAACCCCAAACTCTTTTTGAAAAAGGAATTAGAATAACGATAGAATGGTACCTAAACCATAGAGACTGGCTGGAAGATAAAGTTCGGCATTTACGGGAATTCTGGGCAAAAAATTACGGAAATATATGA
- a CDS encoding 4Fe-4S binding protein, which yields MYRNRVASRTRKVDLVRRIVQFISAFGINSYIPDIKNFSIYQGSSKSLCAPGLNCYACPFARTSCPIGSLQHFIVIRQFPYYILGYIGLVGVLVGRAFCGWLCPFGLLQELVKKITLFRIKIKKSWGILKYVILLLMIPVVYFTYEPWFCKLCPAGTIEGTFPIMLSPLWSELSQLISYRFFIKLFIAIAFIILFVLVRRPFCRYMCPLGAIWGLFNRVSFVRMKVDVNRCSKCDLCQEVCPMDIKIYEDPNHYDCIRCLKCVYVCPQKIIEVEVVGTTLIKPQISPVLKRDKISG from the coding sequence ATGTATCGGAATAGAGTAGCAAGTAGAACCAGGAAAGTAGATTTAGTAAGACGGATAGTGCAGTTTATATCTGCTTTTGGCATAAATAGCTATATTCCCGACATTAAAAATTTCTCAATCTACCAGGGTTCTTCCAAATCCCTGTGTGCTCCGGGGTTAAATTGCTATGCTTGTCCCTTTGCACGAACTTCCTGCCCTATCGGCTCTCTACAACATTTCATTGTTATAAGACAGTTTCCTTACTACATCCTTGGGTATATTGGTTTGGTGGGAGTCCTGGTAGGGAGAGCTTTTTGTGGATGGCTCTGCCCCTTTGGTCTTCTGCAGGAACTGGTAAAAAAGATAACATTATTTAGAATTAAAATCAAAAAGTCATGGGGAATTCTTAAATACGTGATTCTTCTCTTGATGATTCCAGTAGTTTACTTTACCTATGAACCCTGGTTTTGCAAACTCTGTCCTGCTGGAACAATTGAGGGCACATTTCCCATCATGTTGTCGCCTCTCTGGTCAGAACTATCCCAGCTAATATCTTACAGATTCTTCATAAAACTCTTTATAGCAATTGCTTTTATTATCTTGTTTGTTCTTGTTCGCAGACCCTTCTGCCGATACATGTGTCCCCTTGGCGCAATTTGGGGATTGTTCAACAGGGTAAGCTTTGTGAGGATGAAGGTGGATGTTAACAGGTGTTCCAAATGCGACCTTTGTCAGGAAGTATGCCCTATGGATATAAAAATATACGAAGACCCCAATCACTATGACTGCATAAGGTGCCTCAAGTGTGTTTATGTTTGTCCGCAAAAAATTATTGAAGTTGAAGTTGTAGGAACCACACTAATAAAGCCCCAAATAAGTCCAGTCCTTAAAAGAGACAAAATTAGTGGTTAA
- a CDS encoding transglutaminase-like domain-containing protein — protein sequence MGILISIFLLIQASVRADTTWIGMYLMGNKVGYSSVVVEPRNDGYKVKETNLMQVQMLGMSKKVLINSELNTDRNFKLLSAKFNMVTQDQKLTGKISVNKDTLFLNYQAESSSPVTKKVNVTAPLYVETTLRLYLEKSRAKRMYVVLLDIPTATISDAVCELVKEEGNTLTYSLTYQGTESKIIIRKGKFVKEEGPMGIVLQVEDRNRAMEIAKEIDVTELYAIKPNVPIRAYKYLRLKLVGPVGNISPALGPQRVLEKKANFLRLEILKPEIDCTNEKVLGDLTPYLKPDPYIQSDDPEVVALANQITAGIKNPCRKVEAIINWLQSSISKVPSVTIPTATDVLRERRGDCNEHAVLFAALARASGIPADIVVGLIYQDEAYYYHAWNMVYLGGKWIFVDPIFAEFPASLSHLALARGSLEKQTEIMQIVGEIKIVVEDQK from the coding sequence ATGGGAATTTTGATTTCTATTTTTTTGCTGATTCAGGCTTCTGTTCGAGCAGATACAACCTGGATTGGGATGTACCTGATGGGTAACAAAGTGGGCTATTCCAGTGTGGTGGTAGAGCCCAGGAATGATGGCTACAAGGTTAAAGAAACCAATTTGATGCAGGTTCAGATGCTTGGGATGTCAAAGAAGGTTCTGATAAATAGCGAACTTAACACGGACAGGAACTTTAAATTGTTATCTGCTAAGTTCAATATGGTGACACAAGATCAGAAATTGACGGGTAAAATTTCAGTGAATAAAGACACACTTTTTTTAAACTATCAGGCTGAATCTTCCAGCCCCGTTACAAAGAAGGTGAACGTAACTGCACCTTTGTATGTCGAAACGACATTAAGGCTTTATTTAGAAAAAAGCAGGGCCAAAAGGATGTATGTAGTATTGCTCGATATTCCCACAGCAACTATTTCAGATGCAGTGTGCGAGCTTGTTAAGGAAGAAGGGAATACTCTTACTTACAGCCTCACATATCAGGGTACTGAAAGTAAAATTATCATAAGAAAGGGCAAATTTGTGAAAGAAGAGGGTCCAATGGGTATCGTTCTTCAGGTGGAAGACAGAAACAGGGCTATGGAAATTGCAAAGGAAATTGATGTTACGGAACTTTATGCCATTAAGCCGAATGTTCCCATTAGAGCTTATAAATATTTGAGGCTGAAGTTGGTTGGTCCTGTGGGAAATATAAGCCCTGCCCTTGGCCCTCAAAGGGTTCTTGAGAAAAAAGCCAACTTTTTAAGATTAGAAATTTTAAAACCTGAAATAGATTGCACAAATGAAAAAGTTTTAGGAGATTTGACACCATATTTAAAACCAGATCCTTACATTCAGTCGGATGATCCCGAGGTGGTGGCCCTTGCCAATCAAATTACCGCTGGAATTAAGAACCCTTGCAGGAAAGTGGAAGCAATAATAAACTGGCTCCAGAGTAGCATCAGTAAAGTTCCCTCTGTAACGATTCCTACTGCAACGGACGTTTTGAGGGAGAGAAGGGGTGACTGCAATGAACATGCGGTTCTTTTTGCTGCTCTTGCAAGAGCATCAGGAATTCCTGCCGATATAGTTGTAGGTCTCATTTACCAAGACGAGGCATATTACTATCATGCATGGAATATGGTTTATCTTGGTGGGAAGTGGATTTTTGTTGACCCAATATTTGCTGAGTTCCCTGCTTCTTTAAGCCATCTGGCTCTCGCCAGGGGTTCTCTTGAGAAGCAAACGGAGATTATGCAGATTGTCGGGGAGATCAAAATAGTCGTTGAAGACCAAAAATGA
- a CDS encoding HesA/MoeB/ThiF family protein — protein MEGIFARHLPLIGEEGLKRLLNSTVLVAGAGGLGTVVLQILVRSGVGKLYIVDHGIVDEPDLNRQILYTREHLGKSKVEIASKQLRKIRDLEIIALKETIDENFKIPEEVNVVVDCLDNFYGKFILNELSVRAKKPFVHAGISGFYGQITTIIPGETLNLKDMLRNVPLGKVGGLPVIATAPFILGTLEANEVIKFLTGKGTLFKNKILVVDLLYNDFQTIEFGGL, from the coding sequence TAATCGGGGAAGAAGGCCTAAAGAGGCTACTTAATTCTACCGTTCTTGTTGCTGGTGCGGGCGGGCTTGGAACAGTTGTACTTCAAATCCTTGTTAGAAGTGGAGTTGGAAAATTATATATCGTTGACCATGGGATTGTTGATGAGCCAGATCTTAACAGGCAAATATTGTATACTCGTGAGCATTTAGGGAAATCCAAAGTAGAGATTGCATCTAAACAACTTAGAAAAATTCGGGACCTTGAAATCATTGCTCTCAAAGAAACAATTGATGAAAATTTTAAAATTCCTGAGGAAGTGAATGTAGTAGTCGATTGCTTGGACAACTTTTATGGCAAGTTCATTTTGAATGAACTTAGTGTAAGAGCAAAAAAGCCTTTCGTGCACGCAGGAATTAGTGGCTTTTATGGACAGATTACCACGATAATTCCAGGAGAAACCCTTAATTTAAAAGATATGTTGAGGAATGTACCCCTTGGGAAAGTTGGAGGTTTACCCGTAATAGCAACTGCACCTTTTATTCTTGGAACTCTTGAAGCCAATGAAGTGATCAAGTTTTTAACAGGTAAGGGGACACTTTTTAAGAATAAGATACTCGTTGTGGATTTACTTTACAACGACTTTCAGACGATAGAATTTGGCGGTTTGTAA